The following DNA comes from Methanomassiliicoccales archaeon LGM-DZ1.
AGGGAGTTCCCGTTCACCGGCTACACCACCGACAGGGACCGCTTCGACAGGTACCACATGGACATGGCCGTTGAGGCCGGCGCCGAACTGAAGCTGGGCACTGCTTTCGAAGGCTACACAGGGCGCACGGCGCGGACCTCGGCGGGCGAGATCGGCTTCAAGGTGCTGATCGGAGCGGACGGCCCCGGTTCTGCCGTGGCCAAGGCCGCCGGGCTTCCCGCGAATGCCAATCCTTACCCTGCGGTCTCTGCGCAGGCCAAAGGCGATTTCGGCGACGCCATCCAGATGTTCTTCGGGCGCATCGCGCCCGGGGCGTACGGCTGGATCATGCCCAAGAACGGCACGGCGAACGTCGGCGTCGGGTTCTCGCCCGCATTCTCGCACGGGTCCCTGAAAGAGTACATGGACAGGTTCTGCGAGATGCACGGGCTCGAGCTGCTGACCCCGATGAAAGGAAAATATGTTCCTTCTGAGGGCCCGATATCGAAGACCGTCGCCGACGGCGTGCTCCTCGCAGGGGATGCGGCGGGCATGGTCATGCCGGTCAACGGCGGAGGCATCCCCGAGGCCATGATGACCGGGCGCATGGCCGGCCTGGCCGCCGCCCGCAATGTGAAGGAAGGGAAGGCCCTGGAGCTTTACGAGGAAGAATGGAGGTCGGTGCTCTGGAAGCCCCTCCACATCGCGGCCAACAACAAGAAACTCGCCGATACCTTCGCTTTCCGCAGCGACAGGAGCACTGCCCTCTGCATGAGCATACTCGGGACCCGCAGGATGGGCAAGCTCATCCGCTGCAAGCATCTCCTGCCTTGATCGCCTTTTGCGGTATGCGCGCATCTGGGACCCGCAGATGGGGCACTCGTCCATCTTCTCCTTGTACCATTTGCCGCAGCCGATGCACCGGTAGTTCCATTTCTCCTTCCGGACGATGCCGGCCTGGCCGACGCCCCTGTAGGGGATGCCCATGGCGCGGGCCGTATTCTGGATAGAATAGTCGTCCGACCATACCGTCCCGCCCACATCCGCTGCCAGTGCCAGCACGTCGATGTCCACGGGAGAGAGCCTGCCGATGTCCCCGGTCTTTGTTGCGGCCTCCCTGACGCGTCTGAGCGAATCCTCGCTGGGGTCCTGGACGCGGAGGAGTCCCTCCCAGAGGTCGGGCCTGTCGTCCCCGTACTTCCTCAGCTCCCTGATGACCCCCGGCGGGCAGCAGGACTCCCCTTCGGGGAGCTGGGACATGGAGAAGAGCGCAGAACTGTCGAGGACCTGCATGCCCTCATAATGAGCGGGGCACGTTATCAATCTATCCCGCCGATGATGTGTGCCAGCATCCCCTTCTCGCGGAGCGCCTGGATCTCCGAGATTACCGATGTGGTGCCCAGGATCACAACCGGATGTCCGTCGGCGGCGGCAGATGCGAGCGCCGCGGCCGACCCCGGGATGCGTTCGGATTCTATGCCGGCGGCCGCCAGTGCGGAGGTCTGCATATCGGTGAAACGGTAGTGCGGATTATCGGATGATGTCAGCACTATCCTCCGGCATACCGGCGCCATCTCCTGAGCCACGCCCAGGAAGTCCTTGTCGTCCGGTATGCCGATGACCGCCGTTGCCCCGGAGATGCCGAGCTCGCGGAGGACCGACCTGACCTCTGAGCAGCTGGCACGGTTGATGCAGTTGTCCATGATGACGGCCGGGTCCCGGGAGATCAGGTCCATGCGGCCCGGCCACGATACGGACGATAGGATGCTTTCGATCCTGTCCCTGTCGAAATGCCTGAGTATGTCGTGCGCGGCCGCCAGTGCCAGAGCGCAGTTCCTGGCCTGGAAGGCCCCCAGGAGCGGGACCCTGAAGCGGCCGAGGTCCTCGTCTCCTACGGTAACGGAGAACTCGGTGCCGGACTCCGACACCTCAGCATCCTCAGAGGAGAAATCCTCGCCCCAGATCCTGAGCTCCGCGCCCATCCTGTCAGCTCTTTCCGCCAGGATTCCGAGGACCTTCTCCGTCTGGGGCGCCGTCCAGGCCGTGCGTGTGTCCGCGGTTATCACATGGCACTTGTCCATGGCGATCTCCTCTGCGTCGGCCCCGAGCTCGCGGGTGTGCTCGGCGAACACGGTGTTGATGACCGCGCGGGTGTGGATTGCGTTGTTGACATCGTCGTACTGAGCGCCTTTGCCGCATTCCAGGACGTTGAACTCCGTCCCGCGTTCGCGGAACCACATGAGCGCGGCCGCCGTCTGGATGCCCATGGGGCTGATGTAGCGGCCGCCGTCCAATCCGGCCTGGATCTCATCGAACGCCGGCCTCAGGGATTCGATGCAGCGTGCCAGATCGTCTCCGGGGATCTCGGCGCCGTCTGCCCTGATCCTCTCTGTGAAGCGGACCAGATGCGGGCTGGTCATCAGGCCGACGGACATCTCCGAGCGCAGCGCTTCGCTGATCATCACGGACACCGATCCCTTCCCCTTGCTGCCGGTCACGCAGAGGGCGGGGGTCCCGGAGAGGCTGCGTATGATACCTTCCGTGAGCTCGGGATGCCTCTTCGAGGAATCCCTCCCGCTGTACTTCAGGCCGGCCGCGGCCTCGGCGTACGATGAATAGATGTAATCCTCTGCTTCACGCGCGTCCATGCCGCATATCCTCCGAAGCCATCAGCAGGCAGGCGCGGGCGATGTTGATGCCCGTGCACGATTCTATGCCTTTGATCCCCGGCATGACGTTGACCTCGCAGAAGACATGCCCATCCTTCCCGTCGAGGAGGTCGATGCCGGCTATGTCGAGGCCGGTGGAGCGCCAGACGTCCTCGGCTATGTCCTTCATCTCCGGGGTGACCGGCACCGCCGATACGGATGCTCCCTGCGCGTAATTTGCTCTGAAATCATACGGATTGGTCCTGCGCATGCAGGCGACGGCCTCTCCCCTCAGGGAGAACAGCCGGAGGTCGGTCCCGCGGCTTCCCGGGTAGTACTCCTCGAAGAGCCATTCCTTCTCGGGCCCGAACCTTCCGGAGAGCTTCATGAAATCGTCCTCGGACTCGATCAGGAATATCTCATCCCCGCGGGAACCTTCCAGGCCCTTGGCGACAAGCGGCAGTCCCAGCTTTTCTGCGGCGCGGCGGAAGCACTCCTCCCCGCTCCCGACCGTGTAGCGGGGGACCTCCATATTGGACGTCTTCAGGTCGACCAGCTGGGCGGCCTTGCTGATGTACCTGTCGAACCTGTCGCGGCTGTTGTATATCCTTCCGGCCAGGGCGCACACCGTGTCGCGCACGGCCCCGCGCCGGCGCCTCAGGAAGGCGATATCAGCGCGTCCGAGCTCCGTCCCTCCGGAGATGAGC
Coding sequences within:
- a CDS encoding Mur ligase family protein; this translates as MDAREAEDYIYSSYAEAAAGLKYSGRDSSKRHPELTEGIIRSLSGTPALCVTGSKGKGSVSVMISEALRSEMSVGLMTSPHLVRFTERIRADGAEIPGDDLARCIESLRPAFDEIQAGLDGGRYISPMGIQTAAALMWFRERGTEFNVLECGKGAQYDDVNNAIHTRAVINTVFAEHTRELGADAEEIAMDKCHVITADTRTAWTAPQTEKVLGILAERADRMGAELRIWGEDFSSEDAEVSESGTEFSVTVGDEDLGRFRVPLLGAFQARNCALALAAAHDILRHFDRDRIESILSSVSWPGRMDLISRDPAVIMDNCINRASCSEVRSVLRELGISGATAVIGIPDDKDFLGVAQEMAPVCRRIVLTSSDNPHYRFTDMQTSALAAAGIESERIPGSAAALASAAADGHPVVILGTTSVISEIQALREKGMLAHIIGGID
- a CDS encoding NAD(P)/FAD-dependent oxidoreductase, whose protein sequence is MDSVDVLVIGSGPAGVQAARAAAEQGLTALVLERRSAVGVPVRCGEMMPSVSEIKDMFPAYSGSDELFSVPDGLVVRKVNSIRLVDPKQKVREFPFTGYTTDRDRFDRYHMDMAVEAGAELKLGTAFEGYTGRTARTSAGEIGFKVLIGADGPGSAVAKAAGLPANANPYPAVSAQAKGDFGDAIQMFFGRIAPGAYGWIMPKNGTANVGVGFSPAFSHGSLKEYMDRFCEMHGLELLTPMKGKYVPSEGPISKTVADGVLLAGDAAGMVMPVNGGGIPEAMMTGRMAGLAAARNVKEGKALELYEEEWRSVLWKPLHIAANNKKLADTFAFRSDRSTALCMSILGTRRMGKLIRCKHLLP